A genomic region of Manihot esculenta cultivar AM560-2 chromosome 15, M.esculenta_v8, whole genome shotgun sequence contains the following coding sequences:
- the LOC110601023 gene encoding uncharacterized protein LOC110601023 isoform X5: MKESFIYDEHIQISGKFYQGPQNFFHFAFVSLCRVIHFAGWAFRGSQEPAVNKLKEPILDEITAALVSRFELNFTRQDTASMWFLCKQEIKPVVFSVLLRCIFLQ; the protein is encoded by the exons ATGAAGGAATCATTCATATATGATGAGCACATACAAATCAGTGGCAAATTTTATCAAGGGCCacagaatttcttccattttGCTTTTGTTTCTCTTTGCAGGGTCATCCATTTTGCTGGCTGG GCTTTTAGGGGGAGCCAAGAGCCAGCTGTTAATAAGCTCAAGGAGCCCATTTTAGATGAAATTACAGCTGCACTAGTGAGCCGTTTTGAGCTTAATTTTACAAGACAGGACACTGCTTCTATGTGGTTTCTCTGTAAGCAG GAAATCAAGCCTGTGGTCTTTTCAGTCCTTCTGAG